The Luteitalea sp. genome has a window encoding:
- a CDS encoding DUF664 domain-containing protein codes for MPNRTPEATEASEYYVQYINLVPREDVRSVFAAQQRAMQELFRTISEEQSTHRYAADKWSIRQVVGHLNDCERLFTFRALWFARGFDSPLPSFDPDIAAQSDASANRLWSSLIEEFHHIRASTISFFTHLPPEAWSRRGVANEQEFTVRALAHIIAGHVNHHAAILNDRYLRENAR; via the coding sequence ATGCCGAATAGAACACCGGAGGCCACCGAGGCGTCCGAGTACTACGTCCAGTACATCAATCTCGTCCCGCGTGAGGACGTTCGATCAGTGTTCGCGGCGCAGCAGCGTGCGATGCAGGAGCTCTTTCGCACGATCTCGGAGGAGCAGTCGACGCATCGTTACGCGGCCGACAAGTGGAGCATCCGCCAGGTCGTCGGGCATCTCAACGATTGTGAGCGGCTGTTCACGTTTCGGGCGTTGTGGTTTGCGAGGGGATTCGATTCGCCCCTCCCGAGCTTCGATCCGGACATTGCCGCGCAGAGCGACGCGTCCGCGAATCGGCTCTGGAGCAGCCTGATCGAGGAGTTTCACCACATTCGTGCGTCGACCATCAGCTTCTTTACCCATTTGCCGCCGGAGGCATGGTCGAGGCGCGGCGTGGCAAACGAGCAGGAGTTCACCGTCCGTGCTCTTGCGCACATCATCGCCGGCCACGTCAACCACCACGCCGCAATCCTGAACGACCGTTACCTTCGGGAGAACGCGCGCTGA
- a CDS encoding beta-propeller fold lactonase family protein gives MALGSITAGAPPEADHFIVGPKVPTGARITPTAAPGSIFEALDPEVAAEPTIRANNAVTTATSPDGRTLLVLTSGYNYWDLPSGNDPSFVFDEYVFVYDISAGPPVKQQVIRVPNTFLGLEWDPSGERFYVAGGRDDNVHVFARSGNAWQESGPPIPLRHTSGLGLDTPPMAAGLAVSPDGGRLLVANLENDSVSLIDLQRRVVVAERDLRPGKNNAARSGVPGGEFPIWIVIKGDSKAYVSSLRDREIVVLDLADDRLGITKRIEVGGNPNRMLLDRAQERLFVALDNSDSVAVVDTVVDRIEHEVDLNDQFKASKNKTQFTGSHPNSLALSPNEDLLFVTMGGTNSVAVVPLDREDEEDEDEDEERHGSTNAQTLARRRSTSIGLIPTGWYPNSVSVSADGSHMYVVNALAPAGSTNTTDRNQYVLQKRRAGLLTVPMPSPGVLADLTRQALFNNGVKEHELVRKDRTMAFLSRKIKHVIYIIKENRTYDQVLGDLDRGNGDPSLTMFPEPITPNHHALARQFVTLDNTYCSGSVSGDGWVWSTAGRTSDFTEKTIAVNYAGRGASYDYEGMNRNINVAQRTLEERRAVNPNVPSDPDLLPGTADVAALDGPDGDHGKGYIWDAARRGGLSVRNYGFYGDWTLNYLADGQGRPALLRDPRSAGVQVFYPAATGLGPATGDPLQGVSDRYYREYDMRLPDFWRFKEWEHEFDRFVEHGSLPDLMLIELPRDHTGDFSEALDGTDTPDEQVADNDYALGLIVEKVAGSPFADDTLIFVIEDDAQSGADHVDTQRTVAYVVGPYVKQGAVVSTHYANPNMLRTIVDILRIEPMGLQVALADPMTEVFDTSQRDWTYTAIVPEILRQTELPVPSATAANSLSPSDRVRRFSVPRRDAQYWARVMEGQDFKREDNLDTERFNRALWAGLMGEDVPYPTERHGRDLSRGRERLLKAAAAEATGGQRAFSRR, from the coding sequence ATGGCGCTCGGCAGCATCACGGCTGGCGCACCGCCAGAGGCCGACCATTTCATTGTCGGACCCAAGGTCCCCACAGGCGCGCGCATCACACCTACCGCAGCTCCGGGCTCCATCTTCGAAGCGCTCGATCCGGAGGTGGCAGCAGAGCCGACCATCCGGGCGAACAACGCCGTGACGACCGCGACGAGCCCAGATGGCCGGACGTTGCTCGTGCTCACGAGCGGCTACAACTATTGGGATCTGCCATCTGGGAACGACCCGTCGTTCGTCTTCGACGAGTACGTGTTTGTCTATGACATCTCCGCCGGGCCACCGGTGAAGCAGCAGGTGATTCGCGTTCCGAACACGTTTCTCGGCCTGGAGTGGGATCCATCGGGCGAACGGTTCTACGTCGCGGGTGGCCGGGACGACAACGTCCACGTGTTTGCCAGAAGCGGTAACGCTTGGCAAGAGTCCGGGCCGCCGATTCCGCTCCGGCACACCAGCGGTCTTGGCCTCGACACACCGCCGATGGCCGCAGGCCTGGCGGTAAGCCCGGACGGTGGCAGACTGCTGGTGGCGAACCTGGAAAACGACTCGGTATCCCTCATTGACCTCCAGCGGCGAGTGGTCGTCGCAGAGCGTGACCTCCGGCCGGGCAAGAACAACGCCGCGAGGTCAGGCGTTCCCGGCGGCGAGTTCCCGATCTGGATCGTGATCAAGGGCGATTCGAAGGCGTATGTATCCAGTCTGCGCGACCGCGAAATCGTCGTGCTGGATCTGGCAGACGACCGGTTGGGGATCACCAAGCGCATCGAAGTCGGGGGAAACCCGAACCGCATGCTGCTCGACCGCGCACAGGAGCGCCTGTTCGTAGCGCTGGATAACAGCGATTCTGTGGCGGTCGTCGACACCGTGGTCGATCGCATCGAGCACGAAGTCGATCTCAACGACCAATTCAAGGCTTCGAAGAACAAGACACAGTTCACCGGCAGTCATCCGAACAGTCTGGCCCTCTCGCCCAACGAAGACCTGCTGTTCGTGACAATGGGCGGCACCAACTCGGTAGCGGTCGTCCCCCTGGATCGCGAGGACGAGGAGGACGAGGACGAGGACGAGGAGCGCCACGGCAGCACCAACGCGCAGACGCTCGCGCGAAGGCGTTCGACGTCGATCGGCCTCATTCCTACGGGCTGGTATCCCAACTCAGTGAGCGTGTCCGCTGACGGCAGCCACATGTACGTCGTCAATGCGCTCGCACCCGCGGGCTCCACTAACACAACCGACAGGAACCAGTACGTGCTGCAGAAGCGACGGGCCGGGCTGCTCACTGTGCCGATGCCTTCGCCGGGCGTGTTGGCCGATCTGACGCGGCAAGCCTTGTTCAACAACGGCGTCAAGGAACACGAGCTCGTCCGCAAGGACCGGACGATGGCGTTCCTGAGTAGGAAGATCAAGCACGTGATCTACATCATCAAGGAGAACCGGACGTACGATCAGGTGCTCGGCGACCTTGACCGCGGTAATGGCGATCCTTCGCTCACGATGTTCCCCGAACCGATCACGCCGAACCATCACGCGTTGGCCCGCCAGTTCGTGACATTGGACAACACCTACTGCAGCGGCTCCGTGAGCGGCGACGGCTGGGTGTGGAGCACCGCGGGGCGCACGAGCGACTTCACCGAGAAGACTATTGCGGTCAATTACGCTGGGCGTGGCGCGAGCTACGACTATGAGGGCATGAACCGCAACATTAACGTGGCGCAGCGGACGCTCGAAGAGCGGCGGGCAGTGAATCCGAACGTGCCGAGCGATCCGGACCTCCTGCCCGGCACCGCGGATGTGGCGGCGCTCGACGGACCGGACGGTGACCACGGCAAGGGCTACATCTGGGACGCGGCACGCCGGGGCGGCCTGAGTGTGCGCAACTACGGATTCTACGGTGACTGGACGTTGAACTACCTGGCGGATGGCCAGGGGCGGCCGGCGCTGCTCCGCGATCCGAGAAGCGCCGGTGTGCAGGTGTTCTACCCGGCGGCAACGGGCTTGGGCCCCGCTACAGGGGACCCGCTGCAGGGTGTCTCGGATCGGTACTATCGCGAGTACGACATGAGGCTGCCTGACTTCTGGCGCTTCAAAGAGTGGGAGCACGAGTTCGACCGGTTCGTCGAGCACGGGTCGCTGCCCGATCTGATGCTGATCGAGCTGCCCCGCGACCACACGGGCGACTTCAGCGAGGCGCTCGACGGCACGGACACGCCGGACGAACAGGTGGCCGACAACGACTATGCCCTCGGGCTCATCGTCGAAAAGGTAGCGGGCAGCCCCTTTGCGGACGACACGCTCATCTTCGTGATCGAAGACGATGCGCAGAGTGGCGCGGACCATGTGGACACACAGCGGACCGTCGCCTACGTCGTCGGCCCTTACGTCAAGCAAGGCGCCGTCGTCTCGACGCACTACGCGAATCCGAACATGCTGCGCACCATCGTCGACATCTTGAGGATCGAGCCAATGGGCCTGCAGGTGGCGCTGGCCGATCCCATGACCGAGGTGTTCGACACGTCGCAGCGTGACTGGACCTACACGGCCATCGTGCCCGAGATCCTGCGTCAGACCGAGTTGCCGGTGCCGTCGGCCACCGCGGCGAACAGCCTGTCGCCGAGCGATCGCGTTCGGCGCTTCTCGGTGCCGAGACGCGATGCGCAATACTGGGCGAGAGTGATGGAAGGGCAGGACTTCAAGCGCGAAGACAATCTCGACACGGAGCGCTTCAATCGGGCGCTGTGGGCGGGGTTGATGGGCGAGGATGTTCCTTACCCTACCGAGCGCCATGGCCGCGATCTCTCGCGCGGTCGCGAGAGGCTATTGAAAGCGGCTGCGGCTGAAGCAACCGGGGGTCAGCGCGCGTTCTCCCGAAGGTAA